One window of the Streptomyces sp. NBC_00259 genome contains the following:
- a CDS encoding family 78 glycoside hydrolase catalytic domain has translation MSSLARPALVLATGLTALVTVVPSALPAAAWGGAVAEATRLQTQHLRSALGIDDTTPDLTWQPTGHGRGVVQSAYRIQAATSRDRLEHGRPDLWDSGKVGSAEPRTVYAGKALGSRDRVYWRVQLWSGARASEWSDICVFETGLTRAEDWTAQWITHDAWRLSRHENEPVVVTLPRTTARYVRLDVTELGLPLEGEWRLQLGEIEVRDSAAADVNLAKGAAVTASETDTVRKIWEPALAVDGVTNSALDRSAGYASLKHGGPGSPVTLTLDMKAAKTFDQVLLYPRADVLTADGQVPNFPVDYSVSTADVPEGPWTKAAEVSGRQTPEPYLPAGLPLFAKDFTLPKGTRSARLYLAGLGIHDARINGEPVGDAVLEPANTDFADRVQYATYDVTDRLRRGGNTLAVALGNGASNVVSTADRYRKWYGNFSDPKLVAQLEITLDDGSVRRVTTGSDWRTTLGPTTSSNWYGGEDYDARREIPGWDEPGRDRSAWPAAVALGRPGGTEEPAALSARETEPVRVIETLKGTEVAGAEGSRVFDLGRNIAGWPEITVTAPAGTTVRIHPAESLKDGHAFQSISNVGAPLWDSYTTKGDGRAETWHPTFSYHGFRYLELKGLPAGATVSVRGKVLHADNSSAGGFTSSNQLVNGIHGLIRRAVEGNMMSVLTDCPSREKLGWLEQNQLVFPTLAANYDMRAYLRKIVRDMADAQTPEGLVPSTVPDYVELSGGYRNDANWGGAFVLVPWQLYTTYGDEETLRTYYPRMKQYVTFLEQKVSGGILDYGLGDWITPDRTFPRAVAGTYGYWRVVDGLSRIADVLGEDADAALYREKADDSAKALSDKYYDPAVGTFGGGGQGAEALALDMGAVPAGERDRLLGHFTASVVAADHHLVLGEISLPAALRVLSESGRDDIVYKIATQTTSPSYGYQVLAGNTTLGETWDGGPGQSQNHFMLGAIDSWFTGRLAGIQQRPGSVGYRELLIAPAVVGDLTSASGSYTTPYGTVRTSWKRDGSAYRLDTTVPAGTTAEIRVPVTSGTVHAARDARLVRTQDGVAVYEVGSGTWTFRSTVTPPAGS, from the coding sequence ATGAGTTCACTCGCCAGACCCGCGCTCGTCCTCGCCACCGGGCTGACCGCGCTCGTCACCGTCGTACCCTCCGCGCTCCCCGCCGCCGCATGGGGCGGCGCCGTCGCCGAGGCCACCAGGCTCCAGACCCAGCACCTGCGCAGCGCCCTCGGCATCGACGACACCACGCCCGACCTGACCTGGCAGCCGACCGGGCACGGCCGGGGCGTCGTCCAGAGCGCCTACCGCATCCAGGCCGCCACCAGCCGCGACCGGCTGGAGCACGGCCGCCCCGACCTCTGGGACTCGGGCAAGGTCGGCTCCGCCGAGCCGCGCACCGTCTACGCGGGCAAGGCGCTCGGCTCGCGCGACCGCGTCTACTGGCGCGTTCAGCTGTGGTCCGGTGCCCGCGCCTCCGAGTGGAGCGACATCTGCGTCTTCGAGACGGGCCTGACCCGCGCCGAGGACTGGACCGCCCAGTGGATCACCCACGACGCGTGGCGGCTGAGCAGGCACGAGAACGAGCCCGTCGTCGTCACACTGCCGAGGACGACGGCCCGTTACGTCCGGCTCGACGTCACCGAGCTCGGGCTGCCGCTGGAGGGGGAGTGGCGCCTCCAGCTCGGCGAGATCGAGGTGCGCGACTCCGCTGCCGCGGACGTCAACCTCGCGAAGGGCGCCGCCGTCACCGCCTCCGAGACCGACACCGTCCGCAAGATCTGGGAGCCCGCGCTCGCCGTCGACGGAGTGACCAACAGCGCTCTCGACCGGTCCGCGGGCTACGCGAGCCTGAAGCACGGCGGCCCCGGGTCGCCGGTCACGCTCACGCTCGACATGAAGGCGGCCAAGACCTTCGACCAGGTGCTGCTCTACCCGCGCGCCGACGTCCTCACCGCCGACGGGCAGGTGCCCAACTTCCCCGTCGACTACAGCGTCTCCACGGCCGACGTGCCCGAAGGACCGTGGACGAAGGCGGCCGAGGTCAGCGGCCGGCAGACCCCCGAGCCCTACCTCCCCGCCGGACTGCCGCTGTTCGCCAAGGACTTCACCCTTCCCAAGGGCACCCGCAGCGCCCGTCTCTACCTGGCGGGCCTCGGCATCCACGATGCCCGCATCAACGGGGAGCCCGTCGGCGACGCCGTGCTGGAGCCCGCCAACACCGACTTCGCCGACCGGGTCCAGTACGCCACGTACGACGTCACCGACCGGCTGCGGCGCGGCGGCAACACCCTCGCCGTCGCGCTCGGCAACGGCGCCTCCAACGTGGTCAGCACCGCCGACCGCTACCGCAAGTGGTACGGCAACTTCAGCGACCCCAAGCTCGTCGCCCAACTGGAGATCACCCTGGACGACGGCAGCGTGCGCCGCGTCACCACCGGCTCCGACTGGCGCACCACCCTCGGCCCGACCACCTCGTCCAACTGGTACGGCGGCGAGGACTACGACGCCCGCCGCGAGATACCCGGCTGGGACGAGCCGGGCCGCGACCGCTCCGCCTGGCCGGCGGCCGTCGCACTCGGCCGGCCCGGCGGCACGGAGGAACCGGCCGCGCTGAGCGCCCGCGAGACCGAACCCGTCCGCGTCATCGAGACGCTGAAGGGAACCGAGGTGGCGGGCGCAGAGGGCAGCCGCGTCTTCGACCTCGGCCGCAACATCGCCGGCTGGCCGGAGATCACCGTCACCGCACCCGCCGGCACGACCGTGCGCATTCATCCGGCCGAGAGCCTGAAGGACGGCCACGCCTTCCAGTCCATCAGCAACGTCGGCGCACCTCTGTGGGACAGCTACACGACCAAGGGCGACGGCCGGGCGGAGACCTGGCACCCCACCTTCAGCTACCACGGCTTCCGCTACCTGGAGCTGAAGGGCCTGCCCGCCGGCGCCACCGTCTCCGTGCGCGGAAAGGTCCTGCACGCCGACAACTCATCGGCAGGGGGCTTCACCAGCTCCAACCAGCTCGTCAACGGCATCCACGGGCTCATCCGCCGCGCCGTCGAGGGCAACATGATGAGCGTCCTCACCGACTGCCCCAGCCGCGAGAAGCTCGGCTGGCTGGAGCAGAACCAGCTCGTCTTCCCCACCCTGGCCGCCAACTACGACATGCGCGCCTACCTCCGCAAGATCGTGCGCGACATGGCCGACGCCCAGACGCCGGAAGGGCTGGTCCCGAGCACCGTCCCCGACTACGTCGAACTCTCCGGCGGTTACCGCAACGACGCCAACTGGGGCGGCGCGTTCGTCCTCGTGCCGTGGCAGCTCTACACGACGTACGGCGACGAGGAGACGCTGCGCACGTACTACCCGCGGATGAAGCAGTACGTGACCTTCCTGGAGCAGAAGGTCTCCGGCGGCATCCTCGACTACGGCCTCGGCGACTGGATCACCCCCGACCGCACCTTCCCGCGCGCCGTCGCGGGCACCTACGGCTACTGGCGCGTCGTCGACGGCCTGAGCCGGATCGCCGACGTTCTCGGAGAGGACGCCGACGCGGCGCTCTACCGAGAGAAGGCGGACGACAGCGCCAAGGCGCTCTCGGACAAGTACTACGACCCGGCCGTCGGCACCTTCGGCGGCGGAGGCCAGGGCGCGGAGGCTCTCGCCCTCGACATGGGGGCCGTCCCGGCCGGCGAACGCGACCGTCTGCTCGGCCACTTCACTGCTTCCGTGGTGGCCGCCGACCACCACCTCGTCCTGGGCGAGATCTCCCTGCCCGCCGCCCTGCGCGTGCTGTCCGAGTCGGGCCGTGACGACATCGTCTACAAGATCGCCACGCAGACCACCAGCCCGAGCTACGGCTACCAGGTCCTCGCCGGCAACACGACCCTGGGCGAGACCTGGGACGGCGGTCCCGGCCAGTCGCAGAACCACTTCATGCTTGGCGCCATCGACTCCTGGTTCACCGGCCGCCTCGCCGGCATCCAGCAGCGGCCGGGCTCCGTCGGCTACCGCGAACTCCTCATCGCCCCGGCGGTCGTGGGCGATCTGACCTCGGCCTCGGGCTCGTACACCACCCCGTACGGCACGGTCCGCACGAGCTGGAAGCGCGACGGTTCCGCCTACCGCCTCGACACCACCGTCCCGGCCGGAACGACCGCCGAGATCCGCGTCCCGGTCACCTCCGGCACCGTCCACGCGGCGCGGGACGCGCGCCTCGTACGGACGCAGGACGGTGTGGCCGTGTACGAAGTCGGCTCCGGGACATGGACGTTCCGCTCCACGGTGACACCGCCGGCCGGCAGCTGA
- a CDS encoding glycosylhydrolase-like jelly roll fold domain-containing protein: protein MPMPLPMPESELSRRGFVAAAGVAAAAIGGVLPAGSAFAGSPAHGAGFSPAAFTDPRRDSRPTVYWYWNGPVTHELIDTQLADLRDKGMYEVVLFPYDNEDMKPVFFSQEWFDVVGHVLEEAERTGMRVWIFNDNHFPSGRAAYLVAEGGTVGARTYTPRPELRLKGLWRSTAVVEGPARIDLRETTGAGISAGRLVADAAVLAGAAVLRGGDDWTDYDVTANAKTETGSVGLVVRASASGTDGYAVEFDQTGVVTVSRLTGGSAQELARSSRTDGFNRTKFHTFAVTVRGSTLSVTLDGKDKGTVTDDAHPRGGVGVRAVDVQRSLWEDLTVTAADGNALYASAYDDPASAGDFRTRPLPGAAAAPIAATARPAGRADAAELVELTGDLAAGRSWQVPEGRWQIDLFGGAVLSDDTQGYTRAYLDLLDDEPVELLLDMVPGEYHRRFGRYFGTVVPGFWDDEPFIASAGPHPFKRLPWSPTLAAALREVGAEPGKAYASTFDDLGAAGQILRGRYWRAVSNRFSKYFEKQAHWYADRRVRLVTNPLYDETGPSKRILSTGDLHKANQWAQVPGGDVITGEYVAGEPTMDPRNAASVAHQTGRERALTEAFGNMGWQVAPEFVHALIGAFATRGTNLTVLHALWTNEAKVYFPPPFGPRAPWWWAMRPIADWIGRTMELARGTSAARTALLQPQRAAEQLTGTQRQGEVDGPFADAAYALESAQVDFDLLHEGALADDRELLLPARVHDGRLSVGRARYDLVVLPETPVLEAEAAGTLARFARAGGTVVAVGALPQREANGRDDALRRALDALFEHRRALRVSAVAELAAATREFAAARLEPAAPAVRVLRTTRGGDLAFLFNNESATPVDTWATLPTRGTPEWWDPEDGTAVPAPVYRTERGDVRVPLKLGPYRTVGVVLRHAAHPRPHLTDAGTLPVTAVTARRDGLRVEAVAEAPGSWPLTGTDGRRTYRGTARVTDPLEPIPLDGDWTLTLHQEGAQPVVRPLGSWSDIARLFSGSATYTKDIELSPATLAGRRLHLDLGTVREVAEVTVNGTTLPPALWTPYVVDVTEALRPGANRIAVRVSNTLSNERNKPLPSGLLGPVVLRPRRPLTTDLH from the coding sequence ATGCCCATGCCCTTGCCCATGCCCGAGTCCGAGCTGTCCAGACGGGGCTTCGTCGCCGCCGCGGGGGTGGCCGCCGCCGCGATCGGCGGGGTGCTCCCGGCCGGCTCCGCGTTCGCGGGTTCCCCCGCGCACGGCGCCGGCTTCAGCCCCGCCGCCTTCACCGACCCGCGCCGCGACAGCCGACCCACCGTCTACTGGTACTGGAACGGCCCCGTCACCCACGAGCTGATCGACACCCAGCTCGCGGACCTGCGCGACAAGGGGATGTACGAGGTCGTCCTCTTCCCGTACGACAACGAGGACATGAAACCGGTGTTCTTCTCCCAGGAGTGGTTCGACGTCGTCGGCCATGTCCTGGAGGAGGCCGAGCGCACCGGCATGCGGGTGTGGATCTTCAACGACAACCACTTCCCCAGCGGACGCGCCGCCTACCTCGTCGCCGAGGGCGGCACCGTCGGGGCCCGCACCTACACCCCCCGCCCGGAACTTCGGCTGAAGGGCCTGTGGCGGTCCACGGCGGTCGTCGAGGGCCCCGCCCGCATCGACCTGCGGGAGACCACCGGCGCCGGGATCTCCGCCGGCCGGCTCGTCGCCGACGCGGCGGTGCTCGCCGGAGCCGCCGTGCTGCGCGGGGGAGACGACTGGACGGACTACGACGTCACTGCCAACGCCAAGACCGAGACCGGCTCCGTCGGGCTCGTCGTCCGCGCATCCGCTTCGGGCACCGACGGCTACGCGGTGGAGTTCGACCAGACCGGCGTCGTCACCGTCTCCCGGCTGACCGGCGGCAGCGCCCAGGAGCTGGCCAGGAGCAGCCGCACCGACGGCTTCAACCGCACCAAGTTCCACACCTTCGCCGTCACGGTGCGCGGTTCCACGCTTTCCGTCACCCTCGACGGCAAGGACAAGGGCACCGTCACCGACGACGCCCACCCGCGCGGCGGCGTCGGCGTCCGCGCCGTCGACGTGCAGCGGTCCCTGTGGGAGGACCTGACCGTCACCGCCGCCGACGGCAACGCCCTGTACGCCTCCGCCTACGACGACCCGGCATCCGCCGGTGACTTCCGTACCCGGCCCCTCCCCGGCGCCGCCGCCGCGCCCATCGCCGCGACCGCCCGCCCCGCCGGCCGCGCCGACGCCGCGGAACTGGTCGAGCTCACCGGCGACCTGGCGGCCGGGCGCTCCTGGCAGGTCCCCGAAGGCCGCTGGCAGATCGACCTCTTCGGCGGCGCGGTCCTCTCCGACGACACCCAGGGCTACACCCGCGCCTATCTCGACCTCCTCGACGACGAGCCGGTCGAGCTGCTGCTCGACATGGTGCCCGGTGAGTACCACCGCCGCTTCGGCCGCTACTTCGGCACCGTCGTGCCCGGCTTCTGGGACGACGAGCCGTTCATCGCCTCCGCCGGACCGCACCCCTTCAAGCGCCTGCCCTGGTCGCCCACGCTCGCCGCCGCCCTGCGCGAGGTCGGCGCCGAGCCCGGCAAGGCCTACGCCAGCACCTTCGACGACCTCGGCGCGGCGGGCCAGATCCTGCGCGGCCGCTACTGGCGGGCCGTGTCAAACCGCTTCTCCAAGTACTTCGAGAAGCAGGCCCACTGGTACGCCGACCGGCGCGTCCGCCTCGTCACCAACCCGCTCTACGACGAGACCGGCCCCTCCAAGCGCATCCTCTCCACCGGCGATCTGCACAAGGCCAACCAGTGGGCGCAGGTGCCCGGCGGCGACGTCATCACCGGCGAGTACGTGGCCGGCGAGCCCACCATGGACCCGCGCAACGCGGCGTCGGTGGCCCACCAGACCGGCCGCGAGCGGGCGCTGACGGAGGCGTTCGGCAACATGGGCTGGCAGGTGGCGCCCGAGTTCGTGCACGCGCTCATCGGCGCGTTCGCGACGCGCGGCACCAACCTCACGGTGCTGCACGCACTGTGGACCAACGAGGCGAAGGTCTACTTCCCGCCGCCGTTCGGTCCCCGCGCGCCCTGGTGGTGGGCGATGCGCCCGATCGCCGACTGGATCGGCCGCACCATGGAGCTGGCCCGCGGCACCTCGGCCGCCCGCACCGCACTTCTCCAGCCGCAGCGCGCCGCCGAGCAGCTCACCGGCACCCAGCGGCAGGGCGAGGTCGACGGCCCGTTCGCCGACGCGGCCTACGCGCTGGAGAGCGCCCAGGTCGACTTCGACCTCCTCCACGAGGGCGCGCTCGCGGACGACCGCGAGCTGCTGCTCCCCGCCCGCGTCCACGACGGCCGGCTCTCCGTCGGCCGGGCGCGCTACGACCTGGTGGTGCTGCCCGAGACCCCGGTCCTGGAGGCGGAGGCCGCCGGCACGCTGGCCCGGTTCGCCCGCGCCGGAGGCACGGTCGTGGCCGTCGGCGCCCTGCCGCAGCGCGAGGCGAACGGCCGCGACGACGCCCTGCGGCGCGCCCTGGACGCCCTCTTCGAGCACCGTCGTGCCCTCCGCGTCTCCGCCGTCGCCGAACTCGCCGCGGCCACACGGGAGTTCGCCGCGGCCCGGCTCGAACCGGCCGCACCCGCCGTCCGCGTCCTGCGCACCACCCGCGGCGGCGACCTGGCGTTCCTGTTCAACAACGAGAGCGCGACGCCCGTCGACACCTGGGCGACGCTGCCGACCCGCGGCACCCCCGAGTGGTGGGACCCGGAGGACGGCACGGCCGTGCCCGCGCCCGTGTACCGCACGGAGCGGGGCGACGTACGCGTACCGCTGAAGCTCGGCCCGTACCGGACGGTGGGCGTCGTCCTGCGCCACGCGGCCCACCCCCGACCGCACCTCACCGACGCCGGGACCCTGCCCGTCACCGCCGTCACCGCCCGCCGTGACGGGCTCCGCGTGGAGGCCGTCGCCGAGGCCCCCGGCAGCTGGCCCCTGACCGGCACCGACGGCCGCCGGACCTACCGCGGCACCGCCCGCGTCACCGACCCCCTGGAGCCGATACCGCTCGACGGGGACTGGACCCTGACCCTCCACCAGGAGGGCGCCCAGCCCGTCGTACGGCCGCTCGGCAGCTGGAGCGACATCGCCCGGCTCTTCTCCGGCAGCGCCACCTACACCAAGGACATCGAGCTCTCCCCGGCCACGCTCGCCGGACGCCGGCTCCACCTGGACCTCGGCACCGTGCGCGAGGTCGCCGAGGTCACGGTCAACGGCACCACCCTGCCGCCGGCCCTGTGGACCCCGTACGTCGTGGACGTCACCGAAGCCCTGCGCCCCGGCGCCAACCGCATCGCCGTCCGCGTCTCCAACACCCTCTCCAACGAGCGCAACAAGCCACTGCCGTCCGGGCTGCTGGGCCCGGTGGTCCTGCGCCCGCGCCGCCCGCTGACCACCGACCTGCACTGA
- a CDS encoding glycoside hydrolase family 127 protein → MPRNPLTRRHFMVGTGAVTTALALEPGGTATGAPAAAPVAPADAAVAAAAMKAPRRPALHPFPLRSVTLLDSPFRANMRRTCAYMLFVDADRLLHTFRINVGLPSTAEPCGGWESPTLLLRGHTTGHLLSGLALAHANTGDEAYAAKARLIVAALAECQAASPAAGFAPGYLSAFPEQVFDQLEAGGKPWAPYYTLHKIMAGLLDCHQLVGSAQALDVLNGMAAWAERRTAALPYETMQSALKVEFGGMNDVLTRLHLATGDPVPLRTARRFDHEEVLGPLAEGRDELAGRHANTEIPKIVGAVHAYEATGEERYLRLAEYFWHTVVRDHSYVIGGNSNQEFFGPPGEIVSRLSEDTCENCNSYNMLKLGRQLFLHDPGTAAYMDHYEWTLLNQMLGEQDPDSPHGHVTYYTGLWAGSQRQPKGGLGSAPGSYSGDYDNFSCDHGTALETQTKFADTIYAHTRDALYVNLFIPSEVRWNGVTLRQETRYPDEERIRLTVTAGGGRFALKVRVPGWLDEKASVRVNGRAAHADTRPGRYPTLERHWRTGDTVELTLPMALTRRPAPDNPQVQAVTYGPVVLAGAYGDVESPTIPALDPASLRRVPGDQVEFTAVAEGVQVPLLPFHRVHHQRYNVYFAVPPRPRPARETARFTLDGGSGADATGTFPAATLAGGARWASDGVELDGVDGHVALPPGLITGLSELTLTAWVRVDTLTNSARVFDLGFHKSTYVFLTPRTGSGRARAALKISGMDGEDVIDAPGPLPQGRWTHVTLTLAGGGAELDQVRTGGGTGVLYVDGAEAGRNDALVMSPLLLGATTRNYLGRSQNATHPYLHGAVHDFRVFNRALSPAEIGALARV, encoded by the coding sequence ATGCCCCGAAACCCGCTGACGCGGCGTCACTTCATGGTGGGTACAGGTGCGGTCACCACGGCTCTGGCCCTGGAGCCCGGTGGCACGGCCACCGGCGCACCTGCCGCCGCACCCGTCGCCCCGGCTGACGCAGCCGTCGCGGCCGCCGCCATGAAGGCGCCCCGCCGCCCGGCGCTGCACCCGTTCCCGCTTCGCTCGGTCACGCTCCTCGACAGCCCGTTCCGCGCCAACATGCGCCGGACCTGCGCCTACATGCTGTTCGTCGACGCCGACCGGTTGCTGCACACCTTCCGCATCAACGTGGGCCTGCCCTCCACCGCCGAACCCTGCGGCGGCTGGGAGTCACCGACGCTGCTGCTGCGCGGCCACACCACGGGCCATCTCCTCTCCGGCCTGGCCCTCGCCCACGCCAACACCGGCGACGAGGCGTACGCGGCCAAGGCCCGACTGATCGTCGCCGCCCTCGCCGAGTGCCAGGCGGCCTCGCCGGCCGCCGGGTTCGCTCCCGGCTATCTCTCGGCCTTCCCCGAGCAGGTCTTCGACCAGCTCGAGGCGGGCGGCAAGCCCTGGGCGCCGTACTACACGCTCCACAAGATCATGGCCGGGCTGCTCGACTGCCATCAACTCGTCGGCAGCGCCCAGGCCCTGGACGTGCTGAACGGAATGGCAGCCTGGGCCGAGCGGCGCACCGCCGCGCTCCCGTACGAGACGATGCAGTCGGCGCTCAAGGTCGAGTTCGGCGGCATGAACGACGTGCTCACCCGCCTGCACCTGGCCACCGGCGACCCCGTACCGCTGCGCACCGCCCGCCGCTTCGACCACGAGGAGGTCCTCGGGCCGCTGGCCGAGGGCCGCGACGAGCTCGCCGGACGGCACGCCAACACCGAGATCCCCAAGATCGTCGGCGCGGTCCACGCATACGAGGCCACCGGCGAGGAGCGTTACCTGCGCCTCGCCGAGTACTTCTGGCACACGGTCGTACGCGACCACTCGTACGTCATCGGCGGCAACTCCAACCAGGAGTTCTTCGGCCCGCCCGGCGAGATCGTGAGCCGGCTCTCCGAGGACACCTGCGAGAACTGCAACAGCTACAACATGCTCAAGCTCGGCCGGCAGCTCTTCCTGCACGACCCGGGCACGGCCGCGTACATGGACCACTACGAGTGGACCCTGCTCAACCAGATGCTGGGCGAGCAGGACCCCGACTCGCCCCATGGCCACGTCACGTACTACACCGGCCTGTGGGCCGGCTCCCAGCGGCAGCCCAAGGGTGGCCTCGGCTCCGCGCCCGGCAGCTACAGCGGCGACTACGACAACTTCTCCTGCGACCACGGCACGGCGCTGGAGACCCAGACGAAGTTCGCGGACACCATCTACGCCCACACGCGCGACGCCCTGTACGTCAACCTCTTCATCCCCTCCGAGGTCCGCTGGAACGGCGTGACGCTACGGCAGGAGACGCGCTACCCCGACGAGGAGCGGATCCGCCTCACCGTCACTGCGGGCGGCGGCCGCTTCGCGCTGAAGGTGCGCGTCCCCGGCTGGCTCGACGAGAAGGCGTCCGTACGCGTGAACGGCCGGGCGGCACACGCGGACACCCGGCCCGGCCGCTATCCGACCCTCGAACGCCACTGGCGCACCGGCGACACCGTCGAGCTCACCCTCCCGATGGCGCTGACCCGCCGCCCCGCGCCCGACAACCCGCAGGTCCAGGCGGTGACGTACGGGCCCGTGGTGCTGGCCGGGGCGTACGGCGACGTCGAGTCGCCCACGATCCCCGCCCTCGACCCGGCCTCACTGCGCCGAGTGCCGGGCGACCAGGTGGAGTTCACGGCCGTGGCCGAGGGTGTCCAGGTGCCGCTGCTGCCGTTCCACCGGGTCCACCACCAGCGCTACAACGTGTACTTCGCCGTGCCGCCGCGCCCCCGCCCGGCCCGCGAGACCGCCCGGTTCACGCTCGACGGCGGCAGCGGCGCGGACGCCACCGGGACGTTCCCGGCCGCGACCCTGGCCGGGGGCGCACGGTGGGCGTCGGACGGCGTCGAACTCGACGGTGTGGACGGGCACGTGGCGCTGCCGCCCGGTCTGATCACCGGGCTGAGCGAGCTGACCCTGACCGCCTGGGTGCGCGTGGACACGCTCACCAACTCTGCCCGGGTCTTCGACCTCGGCTTCCACAAGAGCACGTACGTCTTCCTGACCCCGCGGACCGGCTCGGGCAGGGCCCGCGCCGCGCTGAAGATCTCCGGCATGGACGGCGAGGACGTCATCGACGCTCCAGGACCGCTGCCGCAGGGGCGCTGGACCCATGTCACGCTGACGCTCGCGGGCGGTGGAGCCGAGCTCGACCAGGTCCGTACGGGCGGCGGCACCGGAGTGCTGTACGTCGACGGGGCCGAGGCCGGCCGCAACGACGCGCTGGTGATGAGCCCGCTGCTGCTCGGCGCCACCACCCGCAACTACCTGGGGCGTTCGCAGAACGCCACGCACCCGTACCTGCACGGCGCGGTCCACGACTTCCGCGTGTTCAACCGTGCCCTGTCCCCGGCGGAGATCGGCGCCCTGGCGCGCGTCTGA